The following coding sequences are from one Macaca nemestrina isolate mMacNem1 chromosome 1, mMacNem.hap1, whole genome shotgun sequence window:
- the LOC105498188 gene encoding intelectin-1, with protein MNQLSFLLFLIAATRGWITDEANTYSKEWTCSSSSSLPRTCKEIKDKCPSACDGLYFLRTENGVVYQTFCDMTSGGGGWTLVASVHENNMHGKCTAGDHWSSQQGSKADYPEGDGNWANYNTFGSAEAATSDDYKNPGYYDIQAKDLGIWHVPNKSPMQHWRNSSLLRYHTDTGFLQTLGHNLFGLYQKFPVKYGVGQCITDNGPAIPVVYDFGDAQKTASYYSPYGQLEFTAGFVQFRVFNNERAANALCAGMKVTGCNTEHHCIGGGGYFPESSPRQCGDFSGFDWSGYGTHVGYSSSREITEAAVLLFYH; from the exons ATGAACCAACTCAGCTTCCTGCTTTTTCTCATTGCGGCCACCAGAGGGTGGATTACAG ATGAGGCTAACACTTACTCCAAGGAATGGACCTGTTCTTCGTCTTCATCTCTGCCCAGAACCTGcaaggaaatcaaagacaagtgCCCTAGTGCATGTG ATGGCCTGTATTTTCTCCGCACTGAGAATGGTGTTGTCTACCAGACCTTCTGTGACATGACCTCTGGGGGTGGTGGCTGGACCCTGGTGGCCAGCGTGCACGAGAATAACATGCATGGGAAGTGTACAGCGGGTGATCACTGGTCCAGTCAGCAGGGCAGCAAAGCAGACTACCCAGAGGGGGACGGCAACTGGGCCAACTACAACACCTTTGGGTCTGCAGAGGCAGCCACGAGTGATGACTACAAG AACCCTGGCTACTATGACATCCAGGCCAAGGATCTGGGCATCTGGCATGTGCCCAACAAATCCCCCATGCAGCATTGGAGAAACAGCTCCCTGCTGAGGTACCACACTGACACTGGCTTCCTCCAGACACTGGGACATAATCTGTTTGGCCTCTACCAG aaATTCCCAGTGAAATATGGAGTAGGACAGTGTATTACTGACAACGGCCCGGCGATCCCTGTGGTCTATGATTTTGGTGATGCCCAGAAAACAGCATCTTATTATTCACCCTATGGCCAGC TGGAGTTCACTGCGGGATTTGTTCAGTTCAGGGTATTTAATAATGAGAGAGCAGCCAACGCCTTGTGTGCTGGAATGAAGGTCACTGGATGTAACACTGAACAC CACTGCATTGGTGGAGGAGGATATTTTCCAGAGTCTAGTCCCCGGCAGTGTGGagatttttctggttttgattggAGTGGATATGGAACTCATGTTGGTTACAGCAGCAGCCGGGAGATAACTGAGGCAGCTGTGCTTCTATTCTATCATTGA